In Alphaproteobacteria bacterium, the genomic window AACCAGTGCTGGCGTGCCGCCATGATAATGGCGTTCGCCCGTTCGGCGTCGAGGCCGTAGCTGCGTAGGATGCCGTCGTTCGGATCGATCAGTTCGTCCGAGGCGAGATCGGCCAAGTCGTCGAGCGACTTGATTCCCGCTTCGCCGAGGGTGACGAGCATTGGCGGCGTCAATCCCTCGATCGTCGTGAGCGCGTCATCGACGCCAAGCTCGCGCCGCTTCGTCTCGGCCTTGCGGTCCTGCTCCTCGAGAAAGGCGCGTGCGCGCGCCGAGAGTTCGGAAGCGAGACTCTCATCGAAGCCCTCGATTCCGGTCAGGTCCTCGAGCGGCACATAGGCGACCTCCTCGAGGGTCGAAAAACCCTCGGTCACGAGCAAGTGCGCAATCACGTCGTCGACGTCGAGTGCGTCGATGAAGAGTTGGGAGCGCGAGCGGAATTCCTCCTGGCGGCGCTGGGACTCCTCGTCCTCGGTCAGGATATCGATATTCCATCCGGTGAGCTGCGAGGCGAGGCGCACGTTCTGCCCGCGCCGACCGATGGCGAGGGAGAGCTGTTCGTCGGGCACGATGACCTCGATCCGCTCGGCCTCCTCGTCGAGCACCACCTTGGCGACCTCGGCGGGGGCCAGCGCGTTGACGACGAAGGTCGCGGGCTCGCCCGAATAGGGAATGATGTCGATCTTCTCGCCTTGCAGCTCGGCCACGACCGCCTGCACGCGGCTGCCGCGCATGCCGACGCACGCACCGACGGGATCGATGCTCGAATCCTTGGAGATTACCGCGATCTTGGCGCGGCTGCCCGGGTCGCGGGCGACCGACTTGATTTCGATGATGCCGTCGTAGATCTCCGGCACCTCCTGTGCGAAGAGCTTCTGCATAAATTCCGGCCGTGTGCGCGAGAGGAAGATTTGCGGCCCGCGCGGCTCCTCGCGGACATCGAAGATATAGGCGCGCACCCGATCGCCTTGGCGGAAGGTTTCGCGGGGGATCATTTCCTCGCGGCGCAGGATCGCTTCGGCGCGACCCA contains:
- the nusA gene encoding transcription termination factor NusA — its product is MATVQLTATAPRIELLQVADVVAREKGIDREEVLEAMELAIQKAGRSKYGLEHDIRASIDRKSGEIKLMRFREVADPVENETTQISPAEAQKIDPNLKVGEFITDPLPPIDFGRIAAQTAKQVIVQRVREAERQRQYREYKDRVSEIVNGLVKRVEFGNVIVDLGRAEAILRREEMIPRETFRQGDRVRAYIFDVREEPRGPQIFLSRTRPEFMQKLFAQEVPEIYDGIIEIKSVARDPGSRAKIAVISKDSSIDPVGACVGMRGSRVQAVVAELQGEKIDIIPYSGEPATFVVNALAPAEVAKVVLDEEAERIEVIVPDEQLSLAIGRRGQNVRLASQLTGWNIDILTEDEESQRRQEEFRSRSQLFIDALDVDDVIAHLLVTEGFSTLEEVAYVPLEDLTGIEGFDESLASELSARARAFLEEQDRKAETKRRELGVDDALTTIEGLTPPMLVTLGEAGIKSLDDLADLASDELIDPNDGILRSYGLDAERANAIIMAARQHWFPEEASQDAAGAGASPPESP